A region of uncultured Desulfobacter sp. DNA encodes the following proteins:
- a CDS encoding ABC transporter ATP-binding protein, with product MTEKAIYVERVTKHFKDFKAVHNLSFEVNKATCFGLLGPNGAGKTTMMNMLTGRVRADSDNGRIINVLGYDPAKNELEIRYLTGIVPQENNLDIELSVAQNLYIYSKFYGLPHNVASRRISELLEFMELTEKKAARIRELSGGMQRRLVIARALINSPHLLILDEPTTGLDPQVRQAIWDKMRMLKKTGVTIVLTTHYMDEAAQLCDDLIIMHKGEKILQGHPSTLISKNLETYVLEILNTDVFSTIETEGLRTEKTAGRLMLYSDRLSSLETVTEPLNAGDFFLRPVNLEDLFLKVTGRTLHD from the coding sequence ATGACAGAAAAAGCAATATATGTAGAACGTGTGACCAAACACTTCAAAGATTTCAAAGCGGTTCATAATCTTTCCTTCGAAGTAAACAAGGCTACCTGTTTCGGATTATTGGGTCCCAATGGAGCAGGTAAAACCACAATGATGAACATGCTCACCGGACGGGTCAGGGCAGATTCGGATAATGGCCGAATAATCAATGTCTTGGGTTATGATCCGGCCAAAAATGAACTCGAAATCCGCTATCTTACCGGAATTGTGCCCCAGGAAAACAACCTCGATATTGAGCTTTCAGTTGCCCAAAATTTGTATATTTACAGTAAATTTTATGGACTGCCCCACAATGTCGCCAGTCGGCGTATCAGCGAACTGCTTGAATTTATGGAACTCACCGAAAAAAAAGCGGCCCGCATCAGAGAATTGTCCGGCGGTATGCAAAGGCGTCTGGTCATTGCCAGAGCCTTGATCAACTCACCTCACCTCCTTATTTTGGACGAGCCCACCACCGGTTTAGATCCCCAGGTACGGCAAGCCATTTGGGACAAAATGAGGATGCTTAAAAAAACCGGTGTGACCATTGTCCTGACCACCCATTACATGGATGAAGCAGCCCAACTTTGCGATGACTTGATCATTATGCACAAAGGCGAAAAAATTCTTCAGGGGCATCCCAGCACTCTAATCTCAAAAAATTTGGAAACATACGTGCTGGAAATTCTGAATACCGATGTTTTTTCGACGATTGAAACAGAAGGCCTTCGGACCGAAAAAACTGCCGGTAGGCTTATGCTGTATAGTGATAGGTTATCTTCACTGGAAACAGTGACCGAGCCACTCAACGCGGGAGATTTTTTCCTAAGACCGGTCAATTTGGAAGATTTGTTTTTAAAAGTAACCGGGAGAACCTTGCATGACTGA
- a CDS encoding phosphotransferase, whose amino-acid sequence MRELSDFQPGEPQFRAFTHWLFEQWGIDFHCLRDDCHIHGSPERTIERAVIQDKNGSLFLLEKYTRDKFNHRHTVARAVDFLNQNGLTQALACKPNQSGQSLLFYGDSCFQVSVFLDGTKLKRPDYLASGEMGANFADFLIQLHKASMGIQSIVPGISFSLPDYISVLMDRVKDNNPGVHAQYRPFVKFLESRFIPGHDRIPISFCHGDLHPLNVIWNKNRIKAVIDWEFTGFKPEIFDAANLVGCAGIEDPEGLGMPMVMTFIRELKKASAISQRGWDLFPEYILALRFAWLSEWLRKNDTEMLDLEARYMEILMTHMDELRSIWDKGSAGQ is encoded by the coding sequence TTGCGAGAATTGTCTGATTTCCAGCCAGGTGAACCTCAGTTCAGGGCGTTCACCCACTGGCTTTTTGAACAATGGGGTATTGATTTTCACTGCCTCCGGGATGATTGCCACATCCATGGCAGCCCGGAAAGGACAATTGAACGGGCCGTGATCCAGGATAAAAACGGATCACTCTTTTTGCTGGAAAAATATACCCGGGACAAATTCAACCATCGCCATACTGTTGCCCGGGCCGTGGATTTCCTCAATCAAAACGGACTGACCCAGGCCCTGGCCTGCAAACCGAACCAATCAGGACAAAGCCTGCTCTTTTACGGGGACAGTTGCTTTCAGGTTTCTGTATTCCTGGACGGCACAAAACTTAAACGGCCCGATTACCTGGCATCCGGGGAGATGGGTGCAAATTTTGCCGATTTTCTAATTCAGCTTCATAAAGCGTCCATGGGTATCCAATCCATTGTTCCCGGGATATCATTTTCCCTGCCGGATTATATTTCCGTTCTGATGGACCGGGTTAAAGACAACAATCCAGGGGTCCATGCCCAATACCGTCCCTTTGTCAAATTTCTTGAAAGTCGTTTTATACCCGGGCACGATAGGATTCCGATCTCTTTTTGCCACGGGGATCTTCACCCGCTCAATGTAATTTGGAACAAAAACAGAATCAAAGCGGTAATTGACTGGGAATTCACCGGATTCAAGCCTGAAATTTTTGATGCCGCCAACCTGGTGGGCTGCGCCGGCATCGAAGACCCTGAAGGCCTGGGTATGCCCATGGTCATGACCTTTATCAGAGAGTTAAAAAAGGCCAGCGCCATTTCCCAAAGAGGCTGGGACCTGTTCCCGGAGTATATCCTGGCCCTGCGCTTTGCCTGGCTGTCTGAATGGCTCCGAAAAAACGATACCGAGATGCTGGATCTGGAAGCCCG